GCGTCCCCGTCATAAAACGCGAGGGCGGCCGCCATGTCGGCGAACCCGACGATCACCAGCCGGTCGAGCACCATCCCGCCTTCGACCGACCGCGATGCGCCGCCGCGCGCCAGATAGGTGCCTTGTGCGTCGCTCAGCACGGCGGGCACCTGCGCGGCATAGGGCTTGTATCCGTCCGGGTCGGTGATCCGGATATTCCCCAGGATGTAGGCGTGCCTGCCGTCGGCGGTGGCGCCGTCTTCCGGGCCCTCGACCAGCCAGATGTGGGATGTGGTCGTCGCGTGCCGGATTGCGGCCACCGGTTCGTAGGCCGGGTCGTCGGCGAACGCAGTGGCGCTGGCCAGATCGGGGAATTCCAGGACGACAATGCGCCCGTCGGGCCAGGAACCCTCGACCACGTC
This region of Alphaproteobacteria bacterium genomic DNA includes:
- a CDS encoding DUF1330 domain-containing protein, whose amino-acid sequence is MTAYLFATIDVHDPERYEDYKNAVPALIEKHGGRYIVRGGDRDVVEGSWPDGRIVVLEFPDLASATAFADDPAYEPVAAIRHATTTSHIWLVEGPEDGATADGRHAYILGNIRITDPDGYKPYAAQVPAVLSDAQGTYLARGGASRSVEGGMVLDRLVIVGFADMAAALAFYDGDAYTRIKPIRISASDSNIVIVEGLW